In Camelus dromedarius isolate mCamDro1 chromosome 7, mCamDro1.pat, whole genome shotgun sequence, the sequence cccactgagcGCCTGTGGATTCTAAACTAACTTCACCCACTCACTCTCTCAGCCTTTGGAAAGAGGCCTGGTGGGAGGTAATAAACCCAGTAGTTACCACTTCCAACATCTGGAGGCCGCAAGCCCAGAAGCATCCGTCCTTGTTAGGAACCAGCTGGGCGGCCCTGAGCCACAGGCAGGGCCAGGAAAGCCAAGGCTGCAGCTGGAGCAGCGGCCCTGCGGCGCGAGGCGGACTTCCCTGGGCCTGCAACGCCACATGCTGTTGCCGGCGGGGAACAGCTTCGGAAGGAAGGCGCACACGCACGCACCAGCCCCAGGGCTACGGATGCAGCTCTCTTCATCTCAGCAGAAGCTGGTGCATTTAGCAAAACAGTTCACAGTAAATTTAGGAGGCACCGTCTCCCCTACCTCCATCCCCCAGTTTTGCCTGTTTGTCTCCTAAACTGTATTTCAATAGCGTATGTCAGTAGAAACACACTTACAAATGGCAAGACACACTTTGGAGGTAAGGAAAATAGTGGCTTCTTGGCCCAACAGAAAGAAAAGGTGTggaagggtggggagaagggccgGGCTGACAGCCCAAGAAAGTCTCAGCtgccaggagggcaggaaggcgCGCCCCCACTTCGCGGGGCTCCTTAATGGAGGCGCGGCGAGCCGCCCCCTCCGGGCCGCGGGGTCCCCCGGGTGGGGGTCCCTGGCGGTCTCCTCGCCAGCGCGCAGCGGTAATCCCTCCGGGGGAGCCGATGGTTGGCATTCCGCGCACACGGGCCCGGGCGCGGTGCGGTGCGTGTCAAGCAGGGTCGTGCGACTCGACGACTCGGGCTCGCCTGAGCCCCGGGCGCATTCCGGGCGGCTGCGGCGGGTCTCCAAAGGCCAGCCCCGCACTTCATGCCGGGGAAACCTATGAGAAGATTAAAACCCTCAGTAATTCCAGCGGGAAGATTCTTTCTCGCGATCTCTATTTGCAAAAAGCATGATCCCGGAGATTGGAATGCAGAGGAGACCGggacctccctgcccctcctccccggccccctGCTCGCCGCCCGACTAGGATTATTGTCCTCAGGACAGTGAGCCTCAGAGAGCCACAGAGGGCCGGAGAAAGCGGGTAGTCAAGGGGCCTTGAGAACCCGGCGCTTGCAGAGCGCGGAGCAGGCCCCgccatttaaaattcaaatacacaTCTTGAGTGCTTGGAAGAGAGGCCTGACTGTGCAAATAGTGCTTGTGAGGCCCGGGCTTCTGGAGAGCCCGCGTGTGAATCGCACtgggaaggggggtggggtgcACCTGAGCAAATAGGGAGGGGGCGGCcgagagctggagagagagggagccgagaaaggggagggggagaaaatggAAGTGGCCCCTCTTCCGAGAGCGCCTCCCATTTGTTGCAGAAATCACAATGACAATGCCGAGCCTTTTATTggattttaattagaaaatgcaCACAAGGCCCGGATTTCACACCTCGGCCAGTTCTCTGGAATGTTTGTCCAGTTGCTACAACTACTACAGCTATTTGtcaccccccccccgcctccgCCTCCAACAGGCCAACACCAAGGCCCCCCGCTGGGCGCTGGGGACCGGTGGGCTAGGGTCCCCGCCGCGCGGCCCGGGTGCGGAGCGCACCAGGGGGCGCCGCGCCCCGCGCCGGAGGCGGGAGTAAGGGAGGGTGCGCCCCGGCGCCCGGGTGAGCTCAAGGAGGCTTCCTGAGGAATCCAAGTGGAGAGCAAATAACCCTCTGAATTCGTGGCGAGGTTGGGTGTGTGctgagctgggggggggggggggcggaagGAAAGCAGTGTAACCGGCCTCCCGCTGGAGACGCCAGTCAACCTTTGTCACCACCAGTCCAATCCTAAGAGTCGTTAAGGACTATGTCTGCCTCTCAATTTGGTCACCAAGgcggtggggatggggcagggaggtCTGCACTGGACCAGCCTGGAATCTCTCCCCGGAGCCCAGCGCATCCCCGTTCTGGACACCAATCTTGCGCCCCCCTTTCCAAACTCGTGACTTCTCGGGACTCACCagcttttctcctcttctctcctttctcctctcccgcAGAGAACTCGGTGGCAGCCAAATCGGGCGGCTGCTTCCCGGGCTCGGCCACGGTGCACCTGGAACAGGGCGGCACCAAGCTGGTGAAGGATCTGCGCCCCGGGGACCGCGTGCTGGCGGCCGACGACCAGGGCCAGCTGCTCTACAGCGACTTCCTCACCTTCCTGGACCGCGACGACGGCGCCAAGAAGGTCTTCTACGTGATCGAGACGCGGGAGCCCCGCGAGCGCCTGCTGCTCACCGCCGCACACCTGCTCTTTGTCGCGCCGCACAACGGCTCGGCCGCTTGGGAGCCCGAGGCGCTGTCGGGCGCTGGGCGGCCGCCGGGGGGCGCGCCGGCGCGCCGGGCGCTCTTCGCTAGCAGCGTGCGGCCGGGCCAGCACGTGTACGTGGTGGCCGAGCGCGGCGGGGACCGCCGGCTGCTGCCCGCCGCCGTGCACAGCGTGACGCTGCGCGAGGAAGCCACGGGCGCGTACGCGCCGCTGACGGCGCAGGGCACCATCCTCATCAACCGGGTGCTGGCGTCGTGCTACGCGGTCATAGAGGAGCACGGCTGGGCGCACCGGGCCTTCGCGCCCTTCCGCCTGGCGCACGCGCTCCTGGCCGCGCTGGCGCCCTCGCGCACGGACCGCGGCGGGgacggcgggggcggcggcggcggcggcggcgggggcggcggtcGCGTCCCCCCGCCCGCCCCAGGCGCGCCGGGTGCGCCAGGTACGGCCGCCGCGCCGGCCGCCGTGGGCGTCCACTGGTACTCGCAGCTGCTCTACCAAATAGGCACCTGGCTGTTGGACAGCGAGGCCTTGCACCCGCTCGGCATGGCGGTCAAGTCCAGCTGAAGGCCAGGGGCGGCCGGGGAGGGCaccgggagggggcggggcgggcggggggaggggcaACCGCAAGATACCGCAAATGACACACGGAAAAGCGCACGAAATGAGactttaattataataataattaataataataataataataaagtaggCCAGTCCACAGTAGACTATAAGGAATCAAAGCCCCGAGAAATCCTGTCGTTGTGCTTAGtccatctatatatatttttgaattttttgattCTTGTTTACTTTTGGTTATTTTTTCACCTCTCCTggctatttatttgtttggtatgaatagatgttttaaataatatgaaCCGGACCTTCAAGAGCCTTAAATAGTTTGTTTCTTGGATAATTTATTATTACCATGTGAACTGTGCTCACAGGGGAAAGAGTATTTTGTGAGGCCAAGCGACCTGCTCAGAGGCTATTTTTCTACACGTCCCTCGTCCTGACTTTCAGAAAGCAAAATTCTCTGCTCTCCACTTCTGCTTTGCAACGCTCCTGCTTGTCAGCAAGTGTAAACTAAAACATGCTTCGTGGGGGTccacaaattatatttttatacacagaATTGTAAATTAGATTTTTGAGAGCTCAATACTTAACtgaattacatttcatttttgaaatagtgtaaaatatgaaaatatattattttaatttaactagTTGCCATTGTAACAGTCATCTCCTATATCGTCTTCTTGGTTTAATATTGGCTTTGTCATCACCATTTTGGCCATATTCTTGGAAGTCAAGACTGttaca encodes:
- the SHH gene encoding sonic hedgehog protein isoform X2 produces the protein MDKMLLLARCLLVVLISSLLVCSGLACGPGRGFGKRRHPKKLTPLAYKQFIPNVAEKTLGASGRYEGKITRNSERFKELTPNYNPDIIFKDEENTGADRLMTQRCKDKLNALAISVMNQWPGVKLRVTEGWDEDGHHSDESLHYEGRAVDITTSDRDRSKYGMLARLAVEAGFDWVYYESKAHIHCSVKAENSVAAKSGGCFPGSATVHLEQGGTKLVKDLRPGDRVLAADDQGQLLYSDFLTFLDRDDGAKKVFYVIETREPRERLLLTAAHLLFVAPHNGSAAWEPEALSGAGRPPGGAPARRALFASSVRPGQHVYVVAERGGDRRLLPAAVHSVTLREEATGAYAPLTAQGTILINRVLASCYAVIEEHGWAHRAFAPFRLAHALLAALAPSRGVHWYSQLLYQIGTWLLDSEALHPLGMAVKSS
- the SHH gene encoding sonic hedgehog protein isoform X1, which translates into the protein MDKMLLLARCLLVVLISSLLVCSGLACGPGRGFGKRRHPKKLTPLAYKQFIPNVAEKTLGASGRYEGKITRNSERFKELTPNYNPDIIFKDEENTGADRLMTQRCKDKLNALAISVMNQWPGVKLRVTEGWDEDGHHSDESLHYEGRAVDITTSDRDRSKYGMLARLAVEAGFDWVYYESKAHIHCSVKAENSVAAKSGGCFPGSATVHLEQGGTKLVKDLRPGDRVLAADDQGQLLYSDFLTFLDRDDGAKKVFYVIETREPRERLLLTAAHLLFVAPHNGSAAWEPEALSGAGRPPGGAPARRALFASSVRPGQHVYVVAERGGDRRLLPAAVHSVTLREEATGAYAPLTAQGTILINRVLASCYAVIEEHGWAHRAFAPFRLAHALLAALAPSRTDRGGDGGGGGGGGGGGGGRVPPPAPGAPGAPGTAAAPAAVGVHWYSQLLYQIGTWLLDSEALHPLGMAVKSS